DNA from Nocardioides yefusunii:
CCCCGCGTACGGGCCCACAGCAGCAGGACGACGCTGCCCCAGACGCCCACTCCGACAGCGCCTCGCGTCATCCAGATCGGAGTCACGCAGGCGATGAGGAGCATCACGGCGACGTCGAGCGCGAGGACGCAGCGCACAGCGCTGTCGATCCGCACGGACAGTTCGGCCATCTGCACCGGACGCGGATCCTCCGGCGCTCCTCGCACCGCGACCGCCTGTACCAACGCCGAGACCAACGGGGCGACGGCAAGCACGCACAGCACGACCACCGCCGAGAGCGCGTCGGCCCAGCCCAGCGACACTCCGCCCACCTCGAGGCGTCCCGCGGCGGCCGCGCTGCCGGAGACAACCAGCACCACGGCTGGCACGAGCGCCCACTCCCGACGTCCGGCCTCTGCCCACGACAGCACCAGCACGCTGAGCGCACCTCCCACCGCTGCCCCGCACCAGCCGGCGACGACCGGGTCTCCCCCGGCCCGCAGCGCCCACGTCCATCCCCAGAGCAGTCCGGCGACCGGGGCGAAGACGAGGTGCAGCACCAGTGCCACTGCCGTGTCGCCGGCCTCTTTCCCGCCGCCCGTGGGCTCCTCCCGCCTGCGCAGGAGCACCGCGGCAACGACGGCGACCGTCAGCGCCGCCAGGGCCCCGAGAACTCCGCCCCCGCCCCCGGCTCCGGCGACGAGGACCAGCGCCAGCACAAGTCCCAGGGCTGTCGTCGCGGCGCGCGCGGCCGTGCGCCGGACCCGGTCGTCCACCTGGACGTGACGTCGTTCGACGACGTCGGCGACTGCGCCGACCAGGTCGTGGTGCAACGTCAGCGGGATCGGGGCGTGGGCGGCGTCGAGCACCAGCAGCGCCCCGTCGCGGACGTCCTGCTCGGCCAGGGTGGCGTCGGGCCGGAGCCGCTGTCCGCCCACCTCGACGAGCGTGACGTCGGCGCCCATCTCAGCGCCCACGTCACCGCCCAGATCACCGGTGACGTCGGCCCCGGCCCGGCGCGCCAGGGCCACGAGGTCGGGGATGACCTCGAGCAGTGGGAGGTGTGCGGGGACCGCGAGGTCGAGACGCAGGTGGCCCGCGAGGAGGGCCACCTGCGTCTGCGTCCCGGCGGTCTCAGCTGAAGCGGGCTGCGCCACGTCGGTCCGCCGCACGGAAGGCGTCATTGGAGTCGGCCACGGCCAGCGAGACGTCGCTCAGGAGGGTGACCATCTCGGCGAGGGCCTGGTCCCAGGTGCGCTTGGCGGTCGCGTAGGACTCGCGTGCCTCACCGCTCCACTGTTCGGCGAGGGGCGCCAGCTGGCTCTCCAGTTCGTCGAGTCGGGAGCGGATCTTGCGGGCGGCCGACCCGAGGTCGGCGCTGGCCTGGTCGAGGCTGCCGTGGTCGACCATGATTCCGTCGAAACTCATGCTGTTCTCCTTCATCCGAGGCGGGCGAGCAGGCGCTGGGAGACCTCCGCGCGCGCTGCGTCGGTGGCCAGGTTGTCGCGGTCGGTCTGGGTGAGGGACTCGGCGAAGTCGTCGAGGGCACTCACGAGGCGGTTCTGCTTCTGCTGCCAGGTCTGGTGGACCTGGTGGAAGGCGCGGGCGCCTTCGCCGGCCCAGCGGCTGCCGATGCCTTCGATCTGGCTGCCGAGGGTGGTGCAGAGGCTGGTGACGTCGGCGCGGGCCGACTCGACGTGCTGGGTGGCGGTGGCCAGCGCCCCTGCTGTGGCGCTGACCTGGTTCGCGGACCGGCTGGCGTCGCTCATCTTCACTCTCCTTCGCCGCCTGCTGCGGCTGTCGTGGTGCACGTGAGGTGTGTCCCGCGTCGGGGCACGACGCCCACTCTGGAGCGGCGGGACGGACTCGTGGGGCGCGCGGCGTGGGGTCGCCGGAATCTGTGGAGAACCGCGAGCAGATCCGGCCACGAGTTGTGCACAGGACTGCGTCGCACGGCCTCCGCGAGGCTCGTCCACAGGTCTCCCGCCGACCTCCACACTCCACGACAGCACCGCCGTACGGTCACGTCCGCCTGCTCCTTTCCGCAGGTCAGGAGAGGAGACACCCGTGAGCGTCGCCCATGTCGAAGACCCCGAGACGACGTCCGCGCGCGCCCTGCCGACCGAAGAGGTGCTGCTGCCGTCAGCTCCGGTTCTGCCCGAGCCGGAGGCTGGTGCCAACCTGACGGTGCTGATGCCACTCACCGGTGCGCTGGGCTCGGTGGCGATGGTGATGGGTGTGGCACCGGGTGGGAGTGCGTCACGGGCGCTGTTGATGGCCGGGTCGGTGCTGGTCTCGGCCGGACTGATGGTGCTCGTCCAGGTGACCCGCCAGCGCACCCAACGCGCCCGCGTCGTGAGCCGGGCCCGCGAGGAGCACCTGCGGCTCCTGGCCGCACGCGGGCAGGACCTCCGGGAGCGGCGTCGTCATCAGGCGGACGAACAGCGACGTGTCTGGCCGGCACCCGCCGCGCTGCACACCGTCCCGCACACCGTCCCGCACGCCGTCCCACACACCGACCCGCAGGACGCCGCTCGTGGGTCGGCCCTGCAGGTGCGCCTCGGGCTCAGCACCCGCCGCGCACCCACCACAGTGCTCGTCGACCCGCCCGCTCCCGGCGTCGTCGACCCCGTCTGCCGTCGCGCGACCGAGCGGTTCGAGGCGGCGCACGACAGCGTGGACGCCATGCCCGTGGTGGTGGACCTCGCCTCCGTGGACCAGCTCGTCGTCGATGTTCCCGACCGCGACGACACGCTACGAGCCCTCGTCCTGCAGAGCGCGCGCCTCTCCCCCGCCGAGGTCGCGGTCGCCGTGATGACCGACGCCGAGGCCCTTCCCCGGTGGGACTGGCTCAAGTGGCTGCCGCACGCCCGCGACCTCAGCACCGGCGACGTCCTCCTCGACCTCGAGGCTGAGCCCCTGATCGCGGCTCGCCCGCCGGGACGTCACCTCGTCCTCGTCGACGCCCGCGCCCACCTGCCCGAAGTTCCGGCACAGAGGATCGACCGGACGACGCTCGTCACCGGCCCCAGACCGGTCACCCCCGAGTCCCGGAGCCTGCGGATCACCACAGCCTCGGGGACCCGTCTCGCGCAGGCCGTCCCCGACGTCGACGGGGTGAACGCCCTCGTCCCGGACCGTTGCAGCCCGGCCCTCGCTACCGCGGTGGCACGTCGGCTCGCGTCCCGGGGCGCTCCCGCAGCGCCCCCGGCCCACACCCCTGCCGCGATGCAGGTCGACCTGGTCACCCGACCCCGCCACGACCTGTTGACGGTGCTGGTGGCTCACACCCCCGCGGGCGACCCGGTGCATCTGGACCTCAAGGAGTCCGCGCACGGTGGCCACGGGCCGCACGGTCTGCTGGTCGGCGCGACCGGCTCGGGCAAGTCGGAGTTCCTGCGCACGCTGGTGATGGGGATCGTGACCACCCACCTGCCCGAGGACGTCGCACTGGTGCTGGTGGACTTCAAGGGAGGCGCGACGTTCAGCGACCTCGACGCCCTGCCCCACGTCGCCGCCTGCGTCACCAACCTCTCCGGGGCCGTCGGGCTGGTGGACCGGATGCAGGACGCTGTCGGCGGGGAGATGGAACGGCGTCAGGAGCTGCTGCACGCCACCGGCTTCCCCAACGTCACCGACTACCGCGCTGCACGCGCCGCCGGCGCTGAACTGGAACCGTTGCCACATCTGTTCGTCTGCGTCGACGAGTTCTCCGAACTGCTGGCCGCCCGGCCGGAGTTCGTGGAGCTGTTCACCGCCGTGGGCCGTCTGGGCCGGTCCTTGGGAATCCACCTGCTGCTGGCCTCGCAGCGTCTGGACGAGGGCCGACTGCACGCGTTGGAGGCACACCTGTCGTACCGGATCGCGTTGCGCACCTTCTCCGCCTCGGAGTCCCGCGCCGCGATCGGCGTTCCCGACGCCCATGAACTGCCGCGACGCCCCGGCGTGGGTCTCTTCCGCAGCGGTGCCGAGGCCCCGGTCCGGTTCGACGCGGTGCATCTGGGTGCTCCGGCCCCCGACGCTTCCCCGGCGCGAGGTCCCCGGCCTCGAGTCGAGGTGCTGACTGCGTTGACCCGACCGAGCAGCCACTCGGCTCCTCTCCTGGACGTGTGCGCACCGCAGCAGGATCGGACGACCCTGGACCGAACCACGCTGGGCGAGCAGTTGCTCTCACATCTGCACGACGCCGCAGCCGATCTCGCTCCCGCTCGACGGATCTGGCTTCCGCCGCTGGACTTCACCGTCGATCTGGGGAGTCTGACGCCCGACGTGACGGTCGACCCCGACCTGGGTCTGCACTCCCCGCGCCTGCGCAGTCAGGGCGGCCTCCGACTCCCGGTCGGTCTGGTCGACCGTCCGCGGATGCAGCGCCACGACGCCCTGGGGCTCGACC
Protein-coding regions in this window:
- the eccCa gene encoding type VII secretion protein EccCa — its product is MSVAHVEDPETTSARALPTEEVLLPSAPVLPEPEAGANLTVLMPLTGALGSVAMVMGVAPGGSASRALLMAGSVLVSAGLMVLVQVTRQRTQRARVVSRAREEHLRLLAARGQDLRERRRHQADEQRRVWPAPAALHTVPHTVPHAVPHTDPQDAARGSALQVRLGLSTRRAPTTVLVDPPAPGVVDPVCRRATERFEAAHDSVDAMPVVVDLASVDQLVVDVPDRDDTLRALVLQSARLSPAEVAVAVMTDAEALPRWDWLKWLPHARDLSTGDVLLDLEAEPLIAARPPGRHLVLVDARAHLPEVPAQRIDRTTLVTGPRPVTPESRSLRITTASGTRLAQAVPDVDGVNALVPDRCSPALATAVARRLASRGAPAAPPAHTPAAMQVDLVTRPRHDLLTVLVAHTPAGDPVHLDLKESAHGGHGPHGLLVGATGSGKSEFLRTLVMGIVTTHLPEDVALVLVDFKGGATFSDLDALPHVAACVTNLSGAVGLVDRMQDAVGGEMERRQELLHATGFPNVTDYRAARAAGAELEPLPHLFVCVDEFSELLAARPEFVELFTAVGRLGRSLGIHLLLASQRLDEGRLHALEAHLSYRIALRTFSASESRAAIGVPDAHELPRRPGVGLFRSGAEAPVRFDAVHLGAPAPDASPARGPRPRVEVLTALTRPSSHSAPLLDVCAPQQDRTTLDRTTLGEQLLSHLHDAAADLAPARRIWLPPLDFTVDLGSLTPDVTVDPDLGLHSPRLRSQGGLRLPVGLVDRPRMQRHDALGLDLTGPRGHVAVVGAPRSGRSTAVQTLVSALALARTPAEAHLHLVDLGGGSLSPLALLPHVVSHVTRDSADLLPRVVDVVEGVVEERERRRAEGLPREIEPEVFLVIDGWGVLRAEHDDLERRLVHLAARALGAGVHLVVTAVRWSELRPAFLDVVGSRLELRLGDAYESVVDRRAAAVVPVDLPGRGIAADPGGSGAVTTRLAHPRLFAGEHTAPPVEVTCRAVAHHWHGPLPERLRELPETVTPADLTAPAPGVLRLGVDEAGRTISTAAGRHLVVQGPVGSGRTTSVRHLVAEWMQAVPSGQVVLLDPRGTLDGVVEDAHLLDHATTATEASSVVRAVAEHLLRRAPEAETPPVPVLVAVDDLELLRDLGGDLTPLTPLLARAESFGLTVIVAARTSPHRAPDRLVGLLGDLGATRISLTGMPAGRASVWATGGTEARAQLPVQTSAHRHH
- a CDS encoding WXG100 family type VII secretion target, which translates into the protein MSDASRSANQVSATAGALATATQHVESARADVTSLCTTLGSQIEGIGSRWAGEGARAFHQVHQTWQQKQNRLVSALDDFAESLTQTDRDNLATDAARAEVSQRLLARLG
- a CDS encoding WXG100 family type VII secretion target; this encodes MSFDGIMVDHGSLDQASADLGSAARKIRSRLDELESQLAPLAEQWSGEARESYATAKRTWDQALAEMVTLLSDVSLAVADSNDAFRAADRRGAARFS
- a CDS encoding EsaB/YukD family protein: MALLAGHLRLDLAVPAHLPLLEVIPDLVALARRAGADVTGDLGGDVGAEMGADVTLVEVGGQRLRPDATLAEQDVRDGALLVLDAAHAPIPLTLHHDLVGAVADVVERRHVQVDDRVRRTAARAATTALGLVLALVLVAGAGGGGGVLGALAALTVAVVAAVLLRRREEPTGGGKEAGDTAVALVLHLVFAPVAGLLWGWTWALRAGGDPVVAGWCGAAVGGALSVLVLSWAEAGRREWALVPAVVLVVSGSAAAAGRLEVGGVSLGWADALSAVVVLCVLAVAPLVSALVQAVAVRGAPEDPRPVQMAELSVRIDSAVRCVLALDVAVMLLIACVTPIWMTRGAVGVGVWGSVVLLLWARTRGERLQVRHRWGLVGVGVLVLWGVVQWCAVGATGLTTTAMTVVAGLALAGSWLATVWSSGWSRRPVAIGERLLRLALPSLWLLSSGLLPRWPR